A window of the Lactuca sativa cultivar Salinas chromosome 7, Lsat_Salinas_v11, whole genome shotgun sequence genome harbors these coding sequences:
- the LOC111890975 gene encoding mannose/glucose-specific lectin, which yields MAGSTVWLTPWGGKGGNTWQFIIPDGARIIKISVRSGDILDSISLTYKDESGYIFSEKYGGNGGLLHNIELADNENLVGISGRFGTFQNITAITSFSFQTNIKTYGPFGINGGTDFSVGLAEGKFFGFYGRSGSYIDALGSYNTPILPWAPPMVLPSIYQSIHTHPESNTHLIIPQSGVRS from the exons ATG GCAGGGAGTACTGTATGGCTTACACCTTGGGGAGGAAAGGGTGGAAACACCTGGCAATTCATAATACCTGATGGTGCTAGGATTATCAAGATCAGTGTAAGAAGTGGAGACATTCTAGATTCCATCTCCCTCACTTACAAAGATGAGTCTGGCTACATTTTTTCTGAAAAATACGGTGGCAATGGTGGCTTACTCCATAAT ATTGAATTGGCTGACAATGAGAACCTCGTGGGGATTAGTGGACGTTTTggaacatttcaaaacataacgGCGATTACGTCATTCTCTTTCCAGACCAACATTAAAACTTATGGGCCATTCGGCATAAATGGGGGGACTGATTTCTCAGTTGGGCTGGCAGAAGGCAAGTTTTTTGGATTCTATGGAAGGAGTGGGAGTTACATAGATGCTTTGGGT tcttacaacactcctatCTTGCCATGGGCACCGCCCATGGTCTTACCGTCCATCTACCAATCCATCCATACTCATCCAGAGTCGAACACGCATCTCATTATACCCCAATCAGGTGTTCGGTCATGA